One genomic region from Rubinisphaera margarita encodes:
- the dnaA gene encoding chromosomal replication initiator protein DnaA — MPPEWSHSSHEVSTTDNEPCSRLAEQFQRRLRSVIGELRYEKWFHNRTTASIAGDVLTIGVASPFLMQWMRKEFQQPAMLAARESLGLSAQVRFDVDPAAAAQLAEMQARLDTDSTAVESPASATVPPATVPLNGATPASDARRDRPAANRLAPRRRRFASLDDFVTGSTTHVAHSIAKIVAEHPGEQYNPLYYYGGVGIGKTHLLEGIHREVRKHYPDWNVLSLTAEAFGNYYTKALQERSLPAFRKRFRSVDVLIVDDIDFLDSKKGFQEEFCHTLQELISYGRQVVLAADRHPRMLTHVRPELSTRFLSGLVTRLEAPDLETRKQIASRQCMKMSLPATEDAIEFVATKFSRNVRELIGALNCLQTYHHLTKRTVGITAAREVLKDLERDCMRIVRATDIQHAVCNLFGVQQEDLISPRRSRNLSQPRAVAMYLTRQWTQAAYHEIGKQFGGRNHSTVMSAEKRMKEMLARNESIQISTRQWSTQEIVSTLEEQLQVG, encoded by the coding sequence ATGCCACCCGAATGGAGTCATTCGAGCCATGAAGTTTCCACAACTGATAATGAGCCCTGCAGTCGACTGGCCGAACAGTTCCAGCGACGACTGCGAAGTGTCATCGGGGAACTGCGCTACGAAAAATGGTTTCACAATCGCACGACCGCGTCCATTGCAGGAGATGTGCTGACAATCGGGGTGGCCAGTCCATTCCTGATGCAATGGATGCGAAAAGAGTTCCAGCAGCCCGCCATGCTGGCCGCCCGGGAGTCTCTCGGTCTTTCCGCACAGGTTCGGTTCGATGTCGATCCGGCAGCAGCCGCACAACTTGCGGAGATGCAGGCCCGTCTCGACACTGATTCCACAGCAGTAGAGTCGCCGGCCAGTGCGACAGTTCCGCCAGCGACAGTTCCGCTGAACGGAGCGACTCCCGCTAGTGATGCGCGACGGGATCGACCAGCCGCCAATCGCCTCGCGCCGCGTCGACGCCGCTTCGCCAGCCTGGATGACTTCGTCACCGGGTCGACCACGCACGTCGCGCACTCGATCGCCAAAATCGTCGCCGAGCACCCCGGCGAGCAGTACAACCCGCTTTACTATTATGGTGGAGTCGGGATTGGCAAAACGCATTTGCTCGAAGGGATTCACCGCGAGGTTCGGAAGCACTATCCGGACTGGAACGTGTTGTCACTCACGGCTGAAGCGTTCGGCAACTACTACACGAAGGCGCTGCAGGAGCGATCGCTTCCCGCCTTCCGAAAGCGGTTCCGGTCGGTCGATGTGCTCATCGTTGATGACATCGATTTTCTGGATTCCAAGAAGGGATTCCAGGAAGAGTTCTGCCATACGTTGCAGGAGCTGATTTCGTACGGGCGTCAGGTTGTGCTCGCAGCCGACCGGCATCCGCGGATGCTGACGCATGTTCGTCCGGAACTGAGCACCCGGTTTCTTTCCGGACTGGTCACGCGGCTCGAAGCGCCCGATCTGGAAACTCGCAAACAGATCGCATCCCGCCAGTGTATGAAAATGTCTCTGCCGGCCACCGAAGATGCGATCGAGTTCGTGGCGACCAAGTTCTCTCGAAACGTGCGGGAACTTATCGGAGCGCTGAACTGCCTGCAGACTTATCATCATCTGACGAAACGGACCGTCGGCATCACTGCGGCCCGGGAGGTGTTGAAAGATCTCGAACGTGACTGCATGCGAATCGTGCGGGCGACCGATATTCAGCACGCTGTCTGCAATTTGTTTGGTGTGCAACAGGAAGACCTGATCTCACCGCGCCGTTCCCGAAACCTGTCGCAGCCCCGAGCCGTGGCCATGTATCTGACCCGCCAGTGGACACAGGCTGCCTATCACGAAATCGGCAAGCAGTTTGGCGGTCGAAATCACAGCACGGTGATGTCCGCCGAGAAGCGGATGAAAGAAATGCTGGCTCGGAACGAATCGATCCAGATCTCGACCCGTCAGTGGTCGACTCAGGAAATCGTCTCCACACTCGAGGAACAACTGCAGGTCGGCTGA
- a CDS encoding GNAT family N-acetyltransferase — MMSYTIRPAETTNERRQALMLLMHEADRPSPDEDIAEALKQADRGEIDLSHLLIAAADEQETERKFVIFGSILMIVQPDATGLTWAPMLCDEIATRKDSAAIHNALIEAEVQRALEAGCTYLQASVGLKQDDRAASLLRNGFVELGNMAFMQRPCPRGLQSLWRSSDSGSDVELIPYYLAINDEQLATLIEQTYEESDDFPELQGYRTGLQAVLSHREQGEYQPNQWYVIRTNREPVGVLFFSGHEEVGQVELIYVGIIPRFRKQGIGKKAIALALSRLDGEKKTVFLGVDIRNRPAVKVYNSLGFISITTQRVFYRMVQKQ; from the coding sequence ATGATGTCGTACACCATCCGTCCGGCGGAAACAACTAACGAACGTCGGCAGGCGTTAATGCTGCTGATGCACGAAGCGGATCGGCCGTCGCCCGACGAGGACATCGCTGAGGCACTGAAACAGGCCGATCGCGGCGAGATCGATTTGTCGCATCTTCTTATCGCTGCGGCCGACGAACAGGAGACGGAACGGAAGTTCGTTATTTTCGGCTCGATCCTGATGATTGTCCAGCCTGACGCCACCGGCCTGACCTGGGCTCCGATGCTTTGTGACGAGATCGCGACACGAAAAGACTCTGCGGCGATCCACAACGCGCTCATTGAAGCGGAAGTGCAAAGAGCCCTGGAAGCCGGTTGCACGTATCTGCAGGCCAGTGTCGGCTTGAAACAGGACGACCGGGCGGCGAGTCTGCTGAGGAATGGGTTCGTGGAACTGGGCAACATGGCTTTCATGCAGCGGCCATGCCCACGCGGCCTACAGAGCCTATGGCGATCCAGCGACAGCGGATCCGACGTCGAGCTCATCCCCTACTATCTGGCGATCAACGACGAGCAGCTGGCCACACTCATCGAGCAGACCTACGAAGAATCGGATGACTTCCCGGAGTTGCAGGGATATCGGACCGGCCTGCAGGCCGTTTTGTCACATCGAGAACAGGGAGAGTACCAGCCGAATCAGTGGTACGTCATTCGCACGAACAGGGAACCCGTCGGCGTGCTGTTCTTTTCCGGTCACGAAGAGGTGGGACAGGTCGAGTTAATCTATGTGGGAATCATTCCCCGATTCAGGAAACAGGGGATCGGAAAAAAAGCGATTGCACTGGCGTTGAGTCGGCTGGACGGCGAAAAGAAAACCGTCTTTCTCGGCGTCGACATCAGAAACCGGCCTGCAGTAAAGGTTTACAATTCGCTGGGCTTCATCTCCATCACGACTCAGCGCGTCTTTTATCGAATGGTGCAAAAACAGTAG
- a CDS encoding 1-deoxy-D-xylulose-5-phosphate reductoisomerase, translated as MNQIALLGATGSIGTSCLDVARVHGDAVQVFAVSANGSWQKLAKICHEFQPKIAILADESCRPNVKFDEFPAGTEVRFGAEALCEVAADDRVDTVVAAIVGAAGLGSSHAAVKAGKRVAIANKETLVVAGPIIMQAAAESGSELIPVDSEHSAIFQALLAGRKEDVAQIVLTSSGGPFREKSRDEIASAGPKAALKHPTWDMGPKITIDSATLMNKALEVIEARWLFNLQAEQIDVVVHPQSIVHSFVEYRDGSVIAQLSPPDMRLPIQYALSYPERWEAVAPRFDFKSAQSLDFVPPDLERFPALQLGFDVARQGGTSGAVLNAANEIAVSRYLQEELSFYDIANVCREVLSRHTFHASPSLEELVALDDWARKETTQWQP; from the coding sequence ATGAATCAGATTGCGCTATTGGGGGCGACCGGCTCGATTGGCACCAGCTGTCTGGATGTCGCTCGCGTGCATGGCGATGCCGTCCAGGTGTTCGCGGTTTCGGCGAACGGCAGCTGGCAGAAGCTCGCGAAGATCTGCCACGAATTCCAGCCGAAAATCGCGATTCTGGCCGATGAATCGTGCCGCCCGAACGTGAAGTTCGACGAGTTCCCCGCTGGCACTGAGGTCCGCTTTGGAGCCGAGGCTCTCTGCGAAGTTGCCGCCGATGACCGGGTCGATACCGTGGTCGCGGCCATTGTCGGAGCAGCCGGGCTGGGCAGCTCGCATGCGGCTGTGAAAGCCGGCAAGCGGGTCGCGATCGCCAATAAGGAAACCCTGGTGGTCGCCGGGCCGATCATCATGCAGGCGGCTGCCGAATCGGGGAGCGAACTGATCCCCGTCGACAGTGAACACTCGGCGATTTTTCAGGCGTTGCTGGCCGGTCGGAAAGAGGATGTCGCTCAGATCGTGCTCACCTCCAGCGGCGGGCCGTTTCGGGAGAAATCACGGGACGAAATCGCCTCTGCGGGCCCGAAAGCGGCTCTCAAGCACCCGACCTGGGACATGGGGCCGAAGATTACCATCGACTCGGCGACGCTGATGAACAAGGCTCTCGAAGTGATCGAAGCCCGGTGGTTGTTCAATTTACAAGCCGAGCAGATCGATGTCGTCGTGCATCCACAGTCGATCGTCCATTCGTTCGTCGAATACCGCGATGGCTCGGTGATTGCTCAACTCTCGCCGCCCGACATGCGACTGCCGATTCAATATGCGTTGTCGTATCCCGAACGCTGGGAAGCAGTTGCGCCGCGATTTGACTTCAAATCGGCGCAGAGTCTTGATTTCGTGCCCCCGGATCTCGAAAGATTTCCCGCACTTCAGCTCGGTTTCGACGTAGCCAGACAGGGCGGAACCTCCGGAGCGGTCCTCAACGCCGCCAACGAGATTGCCGTTTCACGGTATCTTCAGGAGGAACTTTCCTTCTATGATATCGCCAACGTCTGCCGGGAAGTTCTGTCCCGACACACATTCCACGCTTCTCCCTCACTGGAAGAATTAGTCGCGCTCGATGACTGGGCGCGTAAGGAGACAACTCAGTGGCAACCCTAA
- a CDS encoding vWA domain-containing protein: MYFANPWGLLGLLSLPVIAIIHLYHRRFPPLQVAGLHLWTQETKKDSPGRRRERLPITRSLILELLAALLISLLLADPRSNENLTRNHLVLVLDDSASMAAVSSGQSSRERALEWIREQEESIGRGGVVSVLQSGLRPTLLAGPRAEWPEMLNALKEWQPQAPAHDFASTWDLGAQLAGEEGRFVFLTDHLPGEAVPVPERMETVSFGRKLGNVAITTARWMFDADTGEGTVYVRLVNFGEDEQEVQLAGVAGDHKVIEETVDLTPGRDTALQWTVPGGLGQLRLTAEAENDPLEIDHQLILMEPEVRLVTVALTLPSDHSAFEPIQRILGVLPQAQLGNPGDADLIVAPAVDSPPAERSLWWLGMGPLNPGTVDETGKMLVGPYLVEKQHPLMNEIVLGGVVWGGVQPPPDGLVPLVSAGSTFLLGQKTGTAANAYIMNIDLAASNLTESPDWPIFWTNLIEQCRNSQPGFRRWNFHLEESIPLTLEPASLDAENDLLLVHEGTEKSLIRMESIEIPPRREVGLYTVQDGETEIGTFAVNFFDREESNLTQLLPGQRQPRAAAPPLGIHLDNPFSWLIVIGILLVVFALIYDWITLRGRMTKAR; the protein is encoded by the coding sequence ATGTATTTTGCCAATCCCTGGGGATTGCTCGGCCTGCTGTCCTTACCCGTCATCGCGATCATCCATCTTTATCATCGTCGCTTTCCGCCGCTGCAGGTGGCCGGGCTGCATCTCTGGACACAGGAAACCAAGAAAGACTCCCCCGGTCGCCGCCGCGAACGATTGCCGATTACGCGATCCCTCATTCTGGAACTGCTGGCTGCGCTGCTGATCTCCCTGCTGCTGGCCGATCCCCGCAGCAATGAAAATCTCACACGGAACCACCTCGTTCTTGTCCTCGACGATTCCGCGTCCATGGCGGCTGTCAGTTCCGGACAATCAAGCCGGGAACGCGCTCTGGAATGGATTCGCGAACAGGAAGAGAGCATCGGTCGAGGCGGCGTGGTGTCTGTTCTGCAAAGCGGACTGCGACCAACGCTGCTGGCCGGCCCCCGAGCCGAGTGGCCGGAGATGCTGAACGCATTGAAAGAATGGCAGCCTCAGGCTCCCGCACACGACTTCGCCTCCACCTGGGACCTGGGAGCTCAGCTGGCCGGCGAGGAGGGGAGGTTCGTCTTTCTGACCGATCATCTTCCCGGCGAGGCCGTGCCGGTTCCGGAGCGGATGGAAACGGTCTCCTTCGGCCGGAAACTCGGCAACGTCGCCATCACCACAGCTCGCTGGATGTTTGATGCGGACACCGGAGAAGGAACCGTTTACGTTCGGCTCGTCAACTTCGGAGAAGACGAGCAGGAGGTTCAGCTGGCGGGCGTAGCGGGCGACCACAAAGTCATCGAAGAGACCGTGGACCTGACGCCGGGGCGTGACACGGCTCTTCAGTGGACTGTTCCCGGGGGGCTTGGACAGCTGCGACTCACCGCCGAGGCGGAGAATGATCCGCTTGAAATCGATCACCAACTGATTCTTATGGAGCCGGAAGTCCGCCTCGTGACAGTGGCGTTGACGCTGCCTTCCGATCACTCGGCCTTCGAGCCGATTCAACGGATTCTCGGCGTGCTGCCCCAAGCCCAGCTCGGAAACCCGGGCGACGCGGATCTGATTGTGGCGCCGGCCGTCGATTCCCCACCAGCCGAACGTTCCCTGTGGTGGTTGGGAATGGGGCCGTTGAATCCGGGGACCGTAGACGAAACCGGAAAGATGCTCGTCGGTCCGTATCTGGTTGAAAAGCAGCATCCGCTGATGAACGAAATCGTTCTGGGGGGGGTCGTCTGGGGCGGGGTTCAGCCTCCCCCTGATGGTCTGGTTCCGCTGGTCAGCGCGGGATCGACATTTCTGCTTGGACAGAAGACGGGAACGGCCGCCAATGCCTACATCATGAATATCGATCTGGCCGCTTCGAATCTCACCGAGAGCCCGGACTGGCCGATTTTCTGGACGAATCTGATCGAACAATGTCGCAACAGTCAGCCGGGCTTTCGCCGCTGGAACTTTCATCTGGAAGAATCGATTCCGCTCACGCTCGAACCGGCTTCGCTCGATGCCGAGAATGATCTGCTGCTGGTGCACGAGGGAACGGAGAAGTCTCTGATTCGCATGGAATCGATCGAGATCCCACCCCGCCGCGAAGTCGGACTTTACACCGTCCAGGACGGCGAGACCGAGATCGGCACCTTTGCCGTGAACTTTTTCGACCGAGAAGAGTCGAACCTGACGCAGCTGTTGCCCGGTCAACGACAGCCCCGCGCCGCCGCGCCGCCGCTCGGAATTCACCTCGATAATCCGTTTTCATGGCTGATCGTCATTGGCATCCTGCTCGTGGTGTTCGCGTTGATTTACGATTGGATCACGCTGCGTGGTCGCATGACGAAGGCTCGTTGA
- a CDS encoding ATP-grasp domain-containing protein: MRVLVLGQPESYFNRQLFAASHGRGHDCDVFTLDQLRCRLSTGSISVCTLSENDPPRQLTDYDVCLVRAMPPGSLEQVIWRMDLLWTLEQQGVRVINPPKAIECAIDKFLTLSRCAAAGLSVPESISCETAEEALVAFEELGRDVVAKPLFGAEGRGMIRVTDLETARRVFQAWEQIGAVLFVQKFLSEAREDLRVMMIGGQPLGAIRRSAVNDFRTNAAQEGIAHPHDLESHEAELARAACEATGVVFGGVDLMYDADGILRILEVNACPGWKSFEKTTGISVPQNLFTWLET; this comes from the coding sequence ATGCGTGTCCTCGTCCTTGGCCAGCCTGAGAGCTACTTCAATCGACAACTGTTCGCGGCGTCACACGGCCGCGGGCATGACTGCGATGTTTTCACGCTCGATCAACTGCGATGCCGCCTGTCGACCGGATCAATTTCCGTTTGCACGCTCTCCGAAAACGATCCTCCACGGCAGTTGACAGACTATGACGTCTGCCTCGTGCGGGCCATGCCGCCCGGTTCGCTCGAACAGGTGATCTGGCGAATGGATCTTCTCTGGACACTGGAGCAGCAGGGCGTTCGAGTGATCAATCCCCCCAAAGCGATTGAGTGTGCCATCGACAAGTTTCTCACGCTGTCGCGATGTGCCGCCGCAGGGTTGTCGGTGCCGGAAAGCATCAGCTGCGAAACCGCAGAGGAGGCTCTCGTCGCCTTCGAAGAACTGGGACGAGATGTCGTCGCCAAGCCGTTGTTCGGAGCCGAAGGGCGGGGGATGATTCGTGTCACGGATCTCGAAACCGCACGTCGGGTGTTTCAGGCGTGGGAGCAGATCGGAGCAGTACTCTTCGTTCAGAAATTTCTCTCGGAAGCTCGGGAAGATCTGCGCGTCATGATGATCGGCGGGCAGCCGCTCGGCGCGATTCGCCGCAGCGCCGTAAACGACTTCCGCACCAACGCCGCTCAGGAGGGGATCGCCCACCCTCATGACCTGGAAAGCCATGAAGCCGAACTGGCCCGGGCGGCCTGCGAGGCCACCGGCGTGGTCTTTGGCGGCGTCGACCTGATGTACGACGCGGACGGCATCCTCCGCATTCTGGAAGTCAACGCCTGCCCGGGCTGGAAGAGCTTCGAAAAGACGACTGGCATCTCGGTCCCACAGAATCTCTTCACCTGGCTTGAAACATGA
- a CDS encoding MFS transporter, whose product MSQNETATGLPLPPPAVLRQTDAVVDAHEEKAKWELRNLLVLAAHHVLLRLAWIFKTETVIIPAFLDTIAGAGWIRGCLPVLNRISQSVAPVLASASLRNAPLKSRMLMNTSMLMAFLFGVLAFLCLNLGREPMPWLPVVFLILYAMFFATTGVNQLSFNTLQGKLIRPHRRGRLMSLAGMAGSLVAMAGAWFFLADWLALPDGRGFARIFGVTSLCFLLSSFLLWFVHEPRGERGQAESHPGRLFRNVWRTLREQRSMQRVAVVAMLFMSTMLLFPHYQWLGRSVLNAGPRDLMIWVILQNLSVGVFSWITGYIGDRYGYRIVIRCETFAMALVPLVALTLSEVLEPDQRIWYAITFLMLGLTPVTIKTMFNYVLELVHEEHHPHYLSTLNVCMAAPLFLAPVVGYLIDWNHHVIFVVISGVVLLSGVLTFRMDEPRLELDNSRSEA is encoded by the coding sequence ATGAGTCAGAACGAAACAGCGACGGGCCTCCCGTTGCCGCCTCCCGCTGTACTGCGCCAAACCGATGCCGTCGTCGATGCGCATGAAGAAAAGGCAAAGTGGGAGCTGAGAAACCTGCTCGTTCTGGCCGCTCACCACGTTCTGCTGCGTCTCGCGTGGATCTTCAAAACCGAAACGGTCATCATCCCGGCTTTTCTCGATACCATCGCCGGAGCCGGCTGGATTCGTGGCTGTCTGCCGGTCCTCAATCGCATCAGCCAGAGTGTCGCCCCGGTGCTGGCGTCGGCCAGCCTGCGAAACGCTCCGCTGAAATCCCGGATGCTGATGAACACCTCGATGCTGATGGCGTTTCTGTTCGGCGTCCTGGCGTTTCTCTGCCTGAACCTCGGTCGGGAACCGATGCCGTGGCTGCCAGTGGTCTTTCTGATTCTATACGCCATGTTCTTCGCCACCACGGGAGTGAACCAGCTGTCGTTCAATACCCTTCAGGGCAAACTGATCCGACCGCATCGCCGGGGGCGACTGATGTCGCTGGCCGGAATGGCGGGGTCACTGGTCGCGATGGCCGGAGCCTGGTTCTTTCTCGCCGACTGGCTGGCCCTCCCGGATGGCCGCGGCTTCGCCCGCATCTTTGGCGTCACATCGCTCTGCTTTCTCCTCTCGTCATTCCTGCTCTGGTTCGTGCACGAACCTCGCGGGGAGAGAGGACAGGCCGAATCGCATCCGGGACGACTGTTTCGCAACGTCTGGCGGACCCTCCGGGAACAGCGTTCGATGCAGCGGGTCGCGGTCGTGGCCATGCTTTTCATGTCGACGATGCTGCTGTTCCCGCATTATCAATGGCTGGGACGTTCCGTGCTGAATGCGGGGCCGCGAGACCTGATGATCTGGGTCATTCTCCAGAACCTTTCGGTCGGGGTCTTCAGCTGGATCACCGGATACATCGGCGATCGCTACGGCTACCGGATTGTGATCCGCTGTGAAACGTTCGCCATGGCTCTGGTTCCGCTTGTCGCGCTCACACTCTCGGAAGTTCTCGAACCCGATCAGCGAATCTGGTATGCCATCACCTTCCTGATGCTCGGATTAACGCCGGTGACGATTAAAACCATGTTCAACTATGTGCTGGAACTGGTCCACGAAGAACATCATCCGCATTATCTGAGCACGCTCAACGTCTGCATGGCGGCACCGTTGTTCCTCGCGCCGGTGGTCGGGTATCTCATCGACTGGAATCACCATGTCATTTTCGTTGTGATCTCCGGCGTCGTCCTGCTCTCCGGCGTACTCACCTTCCGGATGGATGAACCCCGGCTCGAACTCGACAACTCTCGGTCCGAAGCCTGA
- a CDS encoding M50 family metallopeptidase, which produces MATLIAASVLAVSLSSIQNILIVALGLGLVIFFHELGHFAVAKWCNVNVERFSIGFGPILLSWKWGETEYALSLIPFGGYVKMLGQDDADPSQLTSEEVAEDPRSYIAKNVPQRMAIISAGVIMNIITGMLFFAYAFQVGIQVPPSELGTVITGKPAWKAGMQEGDRITSINGRDASTFGDIIRATALSSSDYLDVEAVRYTGETFTARIYPEMNGTRREIGVEPIRGLQLIPAELAPKGNATLAGSAARGAKPPFEPGDRIVAVDGEELKGFAELQDTLAKKRDQTVTFRVTRGQKSRDELDITVEPQGFRTLGLWMDIGQTEAIQVGSPAEKAGFKLEDKIVRIEDLDVGKDINPLTLPDFFAERAGQEVKVVVVREEKGSGAKNHELTIVPSETPGWIERPSSPNAPLSVPSIGVAFHIIPTVLKVEEGSPAEGKIQAGDQIAQVELVLPEGTKEADILGTLDPVTLQLDDSNRNWAYAYWKMQEANSRNVRLKLSRTGEQATTVTLQPVRSEEWYLPTRGIMVNLLAVDQKADSFGEALQMGVTHSKNSALDIFLTLRNLVTQNLSVKELHGPIGIARVAYQVSQQGLAELSMFLGFLSINLAVLNFLPIPVLDGGHMVFLFYEGVTGKKPSERVLIAATYIGMAFVLSLMVLVIFLDVFVHGF; this is translated from the coding sequence GTGGCAACCCTAATCGCTGCCAGCGTCCTCGCGGTCAGTCTGAGCAGCATTCAGAATATTCTCATCGTCGCGCTTGGACTCGGGCTCGTCATCTTCTTTCACGAACTCGGCCACTTCGCCGTCGCCAAATGGTGCAACGTCAATGTCGAACGCTTCAGCATTGGCTTCGGCCCGATTCTCCTTTCCTGGAAATGGGGCGAAACCGAGTACGCACTCTCGCTGATTCCCTTCGGCGGCTATGTGAAGATGCTCGGCCAGGACGACGCCGATCCTTCGCAGCTGACCAGTGAAGAAGTCGCGGAAGACCCGCGTTCCTACATCGCCAAAAACGTGCCGCAACGGATGGCGATCATCTCCGCCGGCGTGATCATGAACATCATCACCGGCATGCTGTTCTTCGCCTACGCCTTCCAGGTCGGCATTCAGGTTCCGCCTTCGGAGCTTGGCACCGTGATTACCGGCAAACCCGCGTGGAAAGCCGGGATGCAGGAAGGCGATCGCATCACAAGCATTAACGGCCGCGATGCCAGCACCTTCGGCGACATCATCCGGGCGACGGCTCTCAGCTCCTCGGATTACCTCGATGTCGAAGCGGTTCGCTACACCGGCGAAACCTTCACCGCCCGCATCTATCCGGAAATGAATGGCACCCGCCGTGAAATTGGCGTCGAACCGATTCGTGGACTTCAGCTGATTCCGGCTGAACTGGCCCCCAAGGGGAACGCCACGCTGGCCGGCTCGGCTGCCCGTGGAGCAAAGCCGCCGTTTGAACCGGGCGACCGCATCGTGGCCGTCGACGGGGAAGAACTGAAAGGCTTTGCCGAACTGCAGGACACGCTTGCCAAAAAGCGGGACCAGACCGTCACGTTCCGTGTGACTCGCGGTCAGAAATCCAGGGATGAGCTCGATATTACGGTAGAGCCGCAGGGATTCCGTACGCTCGGATTGTGGATGGACATCGGCCAGACCGAAGCGATTCAGGTTGGTTCCCCGGCTGAAAAAGCGGGCTTCAAGCTCGAAGACAAGATTGTCCGGATCGAAGACCTCGATGTCGGCAAGGATATCAACCCGCTGACCCTGCCGGATTTCTTCGCCGAGCGAGCCGGTCAGGAAGTGAAAGTCGTTGTCGTCCGCGAAGAAAAGGGATCGGGCGCGAAGAATCATGAACTGACCATCGTCCCGAGCGAGACGCCGGGCTGGATTGAACGTCCGAGCTCCCCGAATGCCCCGCTCTCCGTCCCCTCGATCGGCGTGGCGTTTCATATCATTCCGACCGTGTTGAAGGTCGAAGAAGGCAGCCCGGCGGAAGGCAAAATTCAGGCCGGCGATCAGATCGCTCAGGTCGAACTGGTCCTGCCGGAAGGAACCAAGGAAGCCGACATCCTCGGCACCCTCGACCCGGTCACGCTGCAGCTCGATGACTCGAATCGCAACTGGGCTTACGCCTACTGGAAGATGCAGGAAGCCAACAGCCGCAATGTTCGTCTGAAGCTGAGCCGCACCGGCGAACAGGCGACGACCGTCACGCTGCAGCCGGTTCGTTCGGAAGAATGGTATCTGCCGACTCGCGGCATCATGGTGAACCTGCTGGCTGTCGATCAGAAAGCCGACTCTTTCGGCGAAGCCCTGCAGATGGGCGTGACGCATTCGAAGAACTCGGCTCTCGACATCTTCCTCACGCTGCGAAATCTGGTGACGCAGAATCTGAGCGTGAAAGAACTGCACGGCCCGATCGGCATCGCCCGCGTGGCCTATCAGGTGTCTCAGCAGGGGCTGGCGGAACTCTCGATGTTCCTCGGCTTCCTGAGCATCAACCTCGCCGTGCTGAACTTCCTGCCGATTCCCGTCCTCGACGGCGGCCACATGGTGTTCCTGTTCTACGAGGGAGTCACCGGGAAGAAGCCGAGCGAACGCGTCCTCATCGCCGCCACCTACATCGGCATGGCCTTCGTGCTGAGCCTGATGGTGCTAGTGATCTTCCTCGACGTCTTCGTACACGGGTTCTAA
- a CDS encoding SDR family NAD(P)-dependent oxidoreductase → MSNRVAIVTGAASGIGLATAQLLAEEGWQVVTCDLHPRPSGTKEIPNWKEHLLLDVTDVSHLQGLIDTAARHGEIHALVNNAGVNHVGDISEIAEKDWDRTLNTNVKAAFFAIQAVLPHFRKRGGGDIVNIASNAGLLPRAHDPVYSISKMSLVSLTKSVALCLSKDNIRANCICPGPVKDTGIINADLAAAEDSEATAQSFIAASPLAAAQGRMVTPEEVAASVLYLLSDAARMITGTAIAIDGGKSLGVPPKR, encoded by the coding sequence ATGAGCAATCGAGTCGCCATTGTCACCGGAGCAGCCAGTGGGATCGGACTGGCGACCGCGCAGCTGCTGGCTGAAGAGGGCTGGCAGGTCGTCACCTGCGATCTGCATCCGCGGCCCTCTGGGACGAAGGAGATCCCCAACTGGAAAGAACATCTGCTGCTCGATGTGACCGATGTGTCCCATCTGCAGGGACTCATCGACACGGCGGCCCGGCACGGCGAGATTCATGCACTCGTGAACAACGCCGGCGTCAATCATGTGGGGGACATCAGCGAGATCGCCGAGAAAGACTGGGACCGCACGCTGAACACAAACGTGAAGGCGGCCTTCTTCGCGATTCAGGCCGTGCTGCCGCACTTCCGGAAGCGGGGCGGCGGCGACATCGTCAATATCGCCAGCAATGCCGGGCTGCTGCCGCGAGCTCACGATCCGGTCTATTCGATCAGCAAGATGAGCCTGGTCAGCCTGACGAAATCGGTCGCACTCTGTCTGTCGAAAGACAATATTCGCGCGAACTGCATCTGCCCGGGGCCTGTCAAAGATACTGGAATCATCAACGCCGACCTGGCAGCAGCCGAGGATTCCGAGGCGACGGCTCAGTCGTTCATCGCCGCCAGTCCGCTGGCAGCCGCCCAGGGACGCATGGTGACGCCGGAGGAAGTCGCGGCCTCGGTGTTGTACCTGCTGTCGGACGCCGCCCGGATGATCACCGGCACCGCAATCGCCATCGACGGCGGCAAATCGCTCGGCGTTCCCCCGAAGCGGTAA